One segment of Setaria viridis chromosome 4, Setaria_viridis_v4.0, whole genome shotgun sequence DNA contains the following:
- the LOC140222657 gene encoding uncharacterized protein yields MTSKEKIPTPAPEIETEEPEFEMVDQDDTKILPEKSCHSLGKTDEQFEKFIEVVRRLNINMPILDALQDPTYARYFKDILTNKREIPQFTTDHINMTEECSAAITNQAPKKKRDPGSPTIPFSIGALMVKRSLCDLGTSVSVMPKAVFKKLRLLELEPTSMCVELADNTVRYPESIAEDVPVKIGNHFVPVDFVILEIGEGAKSPLILGRTFIKSQEGHTCLLQLKGQGIE; encoded by the coding sequence atgacttcaaaggagaaGATACCTACCCCAGCTCCGGAGATTGAGACAGAAGAGCCAGAGTTTGAGATGGttgatcaagatgacacaaAGATTCTACCAGAAAAATCATGCCATAGTCTAGGTAAAACTGACGAACAATTTGAAAAATTTATTGAAGTTGTGCGCAGGTTAAACATCAATATGCCAATACTGGACGCTCTACAAGATCCAACCTATGCTCGCTACTTCAAGGATATCCTGACGAACAAGCGAGAGATCCCGCAGTTCACTACAGATCACATTAACATGACAGAAGAGTGTAGTGCTGCGATCACTAATCAAGCTCCTAAGAAGAAAAGAGATCCTGGATCTCCAACCATCCCATTTTCAATTGGAGCGCTGATGGTCAAAAGGTCATTATGTGATCTTGGCACAAGTGTGAGCGTCATGCCTAAAGCTGTGTTCAAGAAGCTACGCCTGCTGGAGCTGGAACCAACTTCTATGTGCGTGGAGTTGGCGGACAACACCGTTCGCTATCCTGAAAGCATTGCTGAAGATGTACCTGTGAAGATCGGGAATCACTTTGTCCCTGTTGACTTCGTGATACTTGAGATCGGAGAAGGAGCTAAATCCCCGCTCATCCTGGGAAGGACGTTCATAAAGAGTCAAGAAGGGCATACTTGTTTGTTGCAGCTCAAAGGACAAGGCATTGAGTGA
- the LOC117852205 gene encoding uncharacterized protein, giving the protein MALLAIQGMAMSTATTALPSHHHGAVSSFVSTSSYALTTSAAFPRARATLAVGALTSATVTPVLDVYCGRGDKKTKRGKRFNHSYGNARPRNKKKGTGPPRLFAPPAPPRKDQFDDGEIIPIEIDEDILE; this is encoded by the exons ATGGCGCTGCTCGCCATCCAGGGCATGGCCATGTCCACCGCGACCACCGCCCTCCCATCCCACCACCACGGCGCAGTCTCCTCCTTTGTCTCCACCTCCTCATACGCGCTCACAACCTCCGCCGCcttcccccgcgcccgcgctaCCCTCGCCGTCGGCGCCCTCACGTCGGCCACCGTCACTCCAGTTCTTGATG TCTACTGTGGGAGAGGGGACAAGAAAACAAAACGGGGCAAAAGGTTCAACCATTCATATGGCAAT GCGAGGCCTCGCAACAAGAAGAAGGGAACTGGCCCACCACGCCTTTTTGCCCCTCCAGCGCCTCCTAGGAAGGACCAGTTTGATGATGGGGAGATCATTCCAATTGAGATAGACGAAGACATCCTGGAATAG
- the LOC117854088 gene encoding exopolygalacturonase: MSEQDTHKLKVFKMAFTTKNAMRALFLLALVCAVQAGKAASKDAKAADDGAAKGGGSCPSGSCDITKLGASGNGKTDSTKALEEAWASACGGTGKNTILIPKGDYLVGPLNFKGPCKGDVTIQVDGNLLASTDLSLYKKNWIEILRVDNLVITGKGKLDGQGSAVWSKNSCAKKYDCKILPNSLVLDYVNNGEVSGITLLNSKFFHMNVFQCKDLVIKDVTVTAPGDSPNTDGIHMGDSSGISIVNTVIGVGDDCISIGPGSTKVNITGVTCGPGHGISIGSLGRYKDEKDVTDITVKDCTLKKSSNGLRIKAYEDAASVLTASKIHYENIKMEDAGNPIIIDMKYCPNKICTSTGASKVTVKDVSFKNITGTSSTPEAVSLLCSDKIPCSGVTMDNVKVKYSGTDNKTMAVCKNAKVTTTASLKELACA, translated from the coding sequence ATGAGCGAGCAAGACACACACAAACTAAAGGTATTCAAAATGGCCTTCACCACCAAAAATGCCATGAGAGCCCTCTTCCTCCTAGCGCTGGTGTGCGCTGTGCAAGCCGGAAAGGCGGCGTCGAAGGACGCTAAGGCGGCGGACGATGGCGCGGCGAAGGGAGGAGGGTCGTGTCCCAGCGGGTCGTGCGACATCACCAAGCTGGGCGCGTCCGGTAATGGCAAGACGGACAGCACCAAGGCGCTGGAGGAGGCGTGGGCGTCGGCGTGCGGCGGCACCGGGAAGAACACGATCCTGATCCCCAAGGGTGACTACCTGGTTGGCCCGCTCAACTTCAAGGGCCCGTGCAAGGGTGACGTGACCATCCAGGTGGACGGCAACCTGTTGGCGTCCACGGACCTGAGCCTGTACAAGAAGAACTGGATCGAGATCCTGCGTGTGGACAACCTGGTGATCACCGGCAAGGGCAAGCTCGACGGGCAGGGCTCCGCCGTGTGGAGCAAGAACTCCTGCGCCAAGAAGTATGACTGCAAGATCCTGCCCAACTCGCTGGTGCTGGACTACGTGAACAACGGCGAGGTGTCCGGCATCACGCTGCTCAACTCCAAGTTCTTCCACATGAACGTGTTCCAGTGCAAGGACCTAGTGATCAAGGACGTGACGGTGACGGCGCCGGGTGACAGCCCCAACACGGACGGCATCCACATGGGCGACTCATCCGGGATCAGCATCGTCAACACGGtcatcggcgtcggcgacgactGCATCTCCATCGGCCCGGGGAGCACCAAGGTCAACATCACCGGCGTCACCTGCGGCCCGGGGCACGGCATCAGCATCGGCAGCCTGGGGCGGTACAAGGACGAGAAGGACGTAACGGACATCACCGTCAAGGACTGCACGCTCAAGAAGTCCAGCAACGGCCTGCGGATCAAGGCGTACGAGGACGCCGCGTCCGTGCTCACCGCCTCCAAGATCCACTACGAGAACATCAAGATGGAGGACGCCGGGAACCCCATCATCATCGACATGAAGTACTGCCCCAACAAGATCTGCACCAGCACCGGCGCCTCCAAGGTCACCGTCAAGGATGTCTCCTTCAAGAACATCACCGgcacctcctccacccccgAGGCCGTCAGCCTGCTCTGCTCCGACAAGATCCCCTGCAGCGGCGTCACCATGGACAACGTCAAGGTCAAGTACAGCGGCACCGACAACAAGACCATGGCCGTCTGCAAGAACGCCAAGGTCACCACCACCGCATCCCTCAAGGAGCTTGCATGCGCATGA
- the LOC117853657 gene encoding exopolygalacturonase produces the protein MTLYINSNNLAIFLSKLKFVDPPHCGPGHGISIGCLARYKDQKDVTDITIKDCTLKKSSNGLRIKAYEDAASALTASKIHYENIKMEDAGNPIIIDMKYCPNKICTSSGASKVTVKDVSFKNITDTSSTPEAVSLLCSDKIPCSGVTMDNVKVEYSGTNNKTMAVCKNTKVTATASLKELACA, from the exons ATGACCCTTTACATCAACTCCAACAACCTTGCCATCTTCCTCTCTAAGCTAAAATTTG tggatccgccacactgcGGCCCGGGGCACGGCATCAGCATCGGCTGCCTGGCGCGGTACAAGGATCAGAAGGACGTGACGGACATCACCATCAAGGACTGCACGCTCAAGAAGTCCAGCAACGGCCTCCGGATCAAGGCGTACGAGGACGCCGCGTCCGCGCTCACCGCCTCTAAGATCCACTACGAGAACATCAAGATGGAGGACGCCGGGAACCCCATCATCATCGACATGAAGTACTGCCCCAACAAGATCTGCACCAGCAGCGGCGCCTCCAAGGTCACCGTCAAGGATGTCTCCTTCAAGAACATCACCGacacctcctccacccccgAGGCCGTCAGCCTGCTCTGCTCCGACAAGATCCCCTGCAGCGGCGTCACCATGGACAACGTCAAGGTTGAGTACAGCGGCACCAACAACAAGACCATGGCCGTCTGCAAGAACACCAAGGTCACCGCCACCGCATCCCTCAAGGAGCTTGCATGCGCATGA